One genomic window of Paeniglutamicibacter sp. Y32M11 includes the following:
- a CDS encoding exodeoxyribonuclease III yields MKIATWNVNSLRARADRVEDWLRRSDVDVLAIQETKCKDENFPWELFENNDYEVAHFGVSQWNGVAIASRVGLDNVERTFVDQPTFGKGGKDPAQEARAIAATCGGVRIWSLYVPNGRALEDEHMPYKLSWLENLNKQAASWLAEDPGAQVALMGDWNIAPRDEDVWDIDFFRENNMTHVSAPERAAFEAFLKTGFSDVVRPYTDTPKTYTYWDYTQLRFPKNEGMRIDFTLASPALAARVIGASIDREERKGKGASDHTPVIVELS; encoded by the coding sequence GTGAAGATTGCTACTTGGAACGTGAATTCCCTTCGTGCCCGTGCCGACCGCGTCGAGGACTGGCTGCGACGCTCCGACGTCGATGTCTTGGCCATTCAAGAAACCAAGTGCAAAGACGAGAACTTCCCGTGGGAACTCTTTGAGAACAACGACTACGAGGTAGCTCACTTCGGGGTCAGTCAGTGGAACGGCGTGGCGATCGCCTCCCGCGTGGGCCTTGACAATGTGGAGCGCACCTTTGTTGACCAGCCGACATTCGGCAAGGGCGGCAAGGACCCCGCCCAAGAGGCGCGCGCGATCGCTGCCACCTGCGGAGGCGTCCGCATCTGGAGCCTATACGTACCCAACGGTCGCGCCCTAGAAGACGAACACATGCCGTACAAGCTCTCGTGGCTCGAAAACCTCAATAAGCAGGCGGCCAGCTGGCTGGCAGAAGATCCCGGCGCGCAAGTAGCGCTGATGGGCGACTGGAATATTGCCCCACGCGATGAGGACGTCTGGGACATTGATTTCTTCCGGGAGAACAACATGACCCACGTATCCGCTCCCGAGCGTGCAGCCTTTGAGGCCTTCCTCAAAACCGGCTTCAGCGACGTGGTGCGCCCCTATACCGATACGCCCAAGACCTACACGTACTGGGACTACACGCAGCTGCGCTTCCCAAAGAACGAGGGCATGCGCATCGACTTCACCTTGGCCTCCCCCGCACTAGCGGCCAGGGTCATCGGCGCCAGCATTGACCGCGAGGAACGCAAGGGCAAGGGCGCCTCGGACCACACCCCGGTGATCGTGGAGCTGAGCTAG
- a CDS encoding CoA-acylating methylmalonate-semialdehyde dehydrogenase, with amino-acid sequence MTRELTHYVGGAHVDGTSGRFADVYNPSIGQVQARLPLASGDEVRLAITVAEAAQVQWGTTNPQRRARILNKFVELVYANMDELAALLTSEHGKTFPDAKGDIQRGLEVIEFCVAAPHLLKGEFSDSAGSDIDVHSMRQPLGVVAGITPFNFPAMIPLWKAGPAIASGNAFILKPSERDPSVPLRLAELFTEAGLPDGIFNVINGDKEAVDVLLEDPRVKAIGFVGSTPIAQSIYATAAANGKRAQCFGGAKNHMVIMPDADLDMVADALMGAGYGSAGERCMAISVAIPVGEKTADALVAKLIERIATLRVGDGMDEASDFGPVVAQSAKDRIEDYIQIGVDEGASLVVDGRGLTVPGHENGFWIGPTLFDNVTETMRIYKEEIFGPVLCIIRAKDYEEALRLPSEHEFGNGVSIFTRDGDTARNFSSRVQVGMVGINVPIPVPIAYYTFGGWKASGFGDLNQHGADGFRFYTKTKTVTTRWPSGIREGASFIMPEGS; translated from the coding sequence ATGACCCGCGAACTGACTCATTATGTGGGTGGCGCCCACGTCGACGGCACCTCCGGCCGTTTCGCCGATGTCTACAACCCCTCCATTGGACAGGTGCAGGCGCGGCTCCCGCTGGCCTCGGGAGACGAAGTCCGTCTGGCCATCACCGTCGCCGAAGCAGCGCAGGTCCAGTGGGGTACGACAAATCCGCAGCGTCGCGCCAGAATTCTGAACAAGTTTGTTGAGCTTGTGTATGCAAATATGGACGAGCTAGCAGCCCTGCTGACCAGTGAACATGGCAAAACCTTCCCCGACGCCAAGGGTGACATCCAGCGCGGGCTCGAAGTCATCGAATTCTGCGTCGCCGCCCCACACCTGTTGAAGGGGGAATTCTCCGACAGCGCCGGAAGCGACATAGACGTCCACTCCATGCGCCAACCCCTCGGTGTGGTCGCAGGCATTACCCCATTCAATTTCCCGGCCATGATCCCGCTGTGGAAGGCCGGCCCGGCGATCGCCTCGGGCAACGCCTTCATCCTCAAGCCCTCCGAACGTGACCCATCCGTCCCACTACGGCTGGCCGAACTCTTCACCGAAGCGGGCCTCCCCGACGGCATCTTCAACGTCATTAATGGGGACAAGGAGGCGGTTGATGTGCTGCTGGAGGACCCACGGGTCAAGGCCATCGGATTCGTGGGTTCCACACCGATCGCCCAAAGCATCTATGCCACGGCAGCAGCCAACGGCAAGCGGGCCCAGTGCTTCGGTGGCGCAAAAAATCACATGGTCATCATGCCCGACGCTGATCTGGACATGGTCGCCGATGCGCTCATGGGGGCCGGATACGGTTCCGCGGGAGAACGCTGCATGGCGATCTCCGTGGCCATCCCGGTGGGTGAAAAAACTGCCGATGCGCTGGTGGCCAAGCTGATTGAACGCATCGCTACCCTCAGGGTGGGTGACGGCATGGACGAGGCATCAGATTTTGGCCCGGTGGTAGCGCAAAGCGCCAAGGACCGCATCGAAGACTACATCCAGATCGGTGTTGACGAAGGTGCGTCACTGGTGGTCGACGGCCGCGGATTAACCGTGCCCGGCCACGAGAACGGCTTCTGGATTGGCCCCACTCTCTTTGACAACGTCACCGAAACCATGCGGATCTACAAGGAAGAAATATTCGGTCCGGTGCTTTGCATCATCCGAGCCAAGGACTACGAGGAAGCACTCCGCTTGCCCTCCGAGCACGAGTTTGGCAACGGAGTTTCCATTTTTACCCGCGACGGGGACACCGCACGGAACTTCTCCTCACGCGTGCAGGTCGGCATGGTGGGAATCAACGTTCCCATCCCGGTGCCGATCGCCTACTACACCTTCGGCGGATGGAAGGCCTCGGGCTTTGGGGATTTGAACCAGCATGGAGCCGACGGATTCCGCTTCTACACCAAGACCAAGACCGTGACCACGCGCTGGCCATCGGGTATCCGTGAGGGTGCGAGCTTCATCATGCCGGAGGGCAGTTAA